The sequence CATCGGCCAAGTGATGCAGCCGTACCGCATTCTGTGCGTCAAACATGGCATAGGCAGCATACACCGGTGCCTCGATCGTATCCGGCGCGCAGGCTAATTCCGGACATTGCTTGACCAGGCCGTCGAGAATTTCTCGACGCTGATGGTCTTCCCACGAGTCGGGCAACCCGGGGTCTGGTGCCCCCAACAGTTCAAACAAGAGAAACGCGGTGTTCTCAACAGGAGGAAGAAGCCGGGCCGCCACCGACTGTGCACGCCGTGAATCGGCAACCGTCACCAGGTGGTCGTGGAACATCTGAAGGTTCAACATCTCTAATGTGGCATCAGTCAAAAGTCGCGACTCGACACGAACGACTGTTCCGGCAGGAAGTTGCAGATTCCGATGCAGGAGATCAGCAGTCGCAATGGGATCAATCTTGAGCTTGAGCGGAGAAGTCAGGTTCGCCTGCAGAGGTAACTCCAAGGCCGCGATCGTCGCGTAAGTTGGCTTTTCATCGTTCGCGCCATCCAGAAGCAGCGTGCAACTCGCCTCTGCCACAAGATCGAACAACCATTCCGCCATTTCCTCGTCGAGCGCAGCGAGGACCGTCAGAAGATCGTGTTCACGTCCCTGTTCAAGAAATGCTTGCAGGGTATCGATGGCATCATCCGTATCGCCATGATCGTGCCGACGAGCATTGATGAGATGGATAAGATCGCGGGTGAGTGGATCAGGACGAGACCAGGCTAACATCGCAACTCCCTACAACACGAACTGAAAAACATCGCTCCACACCTCAGAGTCAATGTTGCCAAACTTTTCATACCCATGCAAGCGTCCCAACGATTCCTCTACGCGTGACTCGGGTGTACCGCTGTTCGATACCGGCCCTAGTCCCCGATGATCTTCACCAGGACGCGCTTGCGGCGACACCCATCGAACTCTCCGTAGAAAATCTGTTCCCATGGACCGAAATCGAGTACGCCCTCCGTGATCGCCACCACGACTTCTCGTCCCATGACTTGTCGCTTCAGATGTGCATCTCCGTTATCTTCACCTGTATTGTTGTGCCGGTAACGGGCCCCATGAGGAGCAAGTCGTTCCAGAAACTCGTCATAGTCTTGCAACAGACCTGGCTCATCGTCGTTGATATACACACTCGCGGTAATATGCATCGCGTTGACCAATACCAGGCCCTCCCGGACCCCACTCTTCTTGACCAATGCCTCGATCTGTGGCGTGATATTCAGGTAGGCCCGTCTGGTCTTTGTCTCAAACCAGAGTTCTTCGCGATAGGACTTCATGTTTGTCGATAGGCCTATTGTGCCTGCCGGTTTGACGGACATGCAAGAGGCGCCGGCGATTCATTCTGGACTGAATGTCGACGACGTTATAACATCCGCTATGTGCATTATGACGACCAGGCGGCCATCACCGAGACTGTCTGCAAGTGCGCGGACAGCTTTATGTCGACCCTACTTAGCGAAAAACCTGATACAACACATTTTCGATGCCGTGAGGGACCAGGTGCTGTCTTGGTCTCTTGTACATTCCTGCTGAGCCTGGAGCCGTCTCAGAATGGCCTCTGCTCGATATTCATACAAAATTGACAGCCTATGCCCTTGATGATAAGTACTTTTTCAGATCGTACGATGCAGTCCGCTGGAGGGAGGTGCTCGATGTTCGCTTTCGCCGGAAACCCATCGCTAGGCGGCAGTCCTCTGACTTGGAACCTGTTCTTTGCCCGCCAACCTGAGCCTGACCTTGAATTCACTGAAGAAGAATTGGAGCAAACGACCACGGTCCGCTCACCCTCTCCCAAGAAACCGCCCAAGCAATCAAACGACCGCCCTATTTTGTGGGTGCTGTTGCTGGTGCTGATCGGCGGTGGCGCCTACGTTGCCATGGAACCAGAGATGGTCATGGAGTATATCGAGCCGCTCCTTGGTGAGTCACCAGAACCCCCGACACCTATCGTGCAGCGGCCAATGCCTCCGAAACCTGTGGCACCCCCTCCTCAGCCTATGGAAGCCGCCCCGACTCCACCACCGGCTGTCGCACCAGTCGAGGTACCACAAGCCGCAACACCAGCTCCTGTCCCGATACCACCCTCTACCCCTTCGATGCCAAACACATCGGCCACGGTCGAAACTATTCCAACCCCAGTTCCAGCATCCGATACACCCGTGACCAATTCACCCCCTCCGCTATTCGGCGAGGGGCAACGAGTGAGCGTCTTGCCCAACCCCGCTGCTCCGGGGCAGAAAGTCGTGCTCACTCAGGATGCAGAGGGATCGCGACCAGGGCTGGCCATTCCACCAGGAACCGTCCTGACAGTTCTTGATGGTGATCTTCAGGGGACTGGCTGGGTTTACTCCGTGCGCAGCGACTACGGCACCACAGGTTGGCTGCCTGAGCATCAGCTTAAAATGAAACCCTGATCCATCCCTTTCCGCGACACAGATCAACCCACAGAGGGTGGTGATTCGATCACCACCCTCTGTGCTATAATACCGCCCGATCACGCCTCCATCGCATAGGTGATACATCGTAAGCCTCGGGATCTCATGCAGGCCGTAATCTTCGACTTCGACGGCGTCATCGCCGACACTGAGCCGCTGCACTTTGAAGGGTTACGCCGAACGCTTGGAGAGATCCAGATCAATTTGACGGAAGACGACTACTACGCCAACTATCTCGGCTTCGACGATCGAGGCTGCATTCTGGAAGCCCTGCGCGTCAATCAGATCCCAGTCTCCCCCTCGCTCCTCGAAGACCTCATGACCAAAAAGGCGACTGCATACTTGGCGTCGATAAAAGACCATCTGGTCATTTTCCCGGGTGTCAGGGAGTTTATCGAAGAAGCCGCATCGATCTGCCCGATCGCCATCGCATCAGGTGCATTACGGGCCGAGATCGAGCTGGTGCTGGAATGCATCGGTCTCCGAAAATCGTTTCGTCACATCACCAGCGCCGAGGACGTGACTCATGGCAAGCCGAATCCTGAACCGTTCCTTCATGCGCTGGCCGGATTGAACCGGTATCATTCCGCTGCATCGCTGTCACCGACTTCGTGTTTGGTCATTGAAGATTCCCGTCCCGGCATCCGGGCTGCAAAATCCGCAGGCATGAAGGTGTTGGCAGTGGCCAATACGCACACCGTGCAAGACTTACACGAAGCCGATGCCATCAGCCAGAGCTTGCGTGAGACACGTCTCACGGACGTACGCGCGCGCTTGTGGCCCACATAGACTCACAACCACTATGAGAATCTGCTCACTCGTCCCTGGTGCAACAGAAGTGGTCGCGTCCCTCGGTTTGACCGACCATCTTGTCGGCATCAGCCATGAGTGCGATTTTCCTCCCTCGATTCGACAGGTTCCAGTGTTGATTGAACCACGAGTCGAGGCTCACCTGACAGCGAGCTTAGATATCGATCAACGGGTCAAAGAATTGGTCTCGTCGGGAAGTCCGCTGTATCAGCTCAACGAGCAAGCCTTTCATCTGGCCCGGCCTGATGTGATTCTGACACAAGATTTGTGTCATGTCTGCGCCGTGACGCCAGACCAGCTCGCACGTGCCATCCAATCTGTTCCACTTCCGCCTGATATCCTCACGTTGAGTCCGACGACCCTTGAAGACATGATCCATGATATCGAGCGGATCGCTGGAGCTGTCGATCGACTCGAGAGGGGACACGCGCTTGCCGCGGAGCTTCGCCGTCGATTGAGCCATATCAACCAAAAGAACATGGGCATACATTCCCGTCCTCGTGTCGTCTGTCTTGAATGGCTGGACCCTCTGTTTGTCGCAGGGCATTGGGTTCCGGAAATGATAGACCTGGCTGGTGGACACGATGTGCTAGGATCCAGACATGCTCCATCGTATGAAACGACTTGGCGTGAAGTGGAAACTGCACACCCCGATATGCTCATCGTCATGCCCTGTGGCTATTCCATCGATCGTACTCTGAACGAACTCAAGCAGAGCGGGCCCGTTCAAGAGACATGGCGACAGGCCTGTGAGCAATGGCCGAATCTCTACGTCGTGGATGCCGCATCATATTTCAGCCGCCCTGGCCCTCGTCTGGTGGATGGTGTGGAGCTGCTGGAGTCGATTCTGCATCCACATCCCCATCTCCCTATCGACCCCATCAAAGCCATCAAACTTGAGACGTCGGTCCTGACTGGAGGGTGCGCGTCATGAAGACCGCTGAGGCGCAGGCCTATTGCACGGCGTATACAAAGAACAGTGGCAGCAATTTTTACTATTCATTCCTGTTCCTGCCTAAAGCCAAGCGAGAAGCCATGTATACCGTTTATGCCTTCTGCAAGGCGGTAGACAGTGTCGTCGATGAACCGGCTGCCGGGAGCGACCCGAAGGAGGAACTCAAACGCTGGTTGAGCGAGCTCGACGCGGTCTATTCTGGAACGCCGACCACCCCAATCATGGTAAGCCTTGCCCACCATGTGAAAACCATGGGAATACCCAAAGCCTACTTTGAAGAATTGATCAAAGGCGTTGAGATGGATCTGTTCAATAACCGCTACGTCACATTCGACGAGCTATCTCTCTATTGTTACCGTGTCGCCTCCGTCGTCGGCCTTATCTGTTTACATATTTTCGGCGTCACCTCCGCTCGCGCTCAGGATTACGCGGTCGCGCTCGGAATGGCCTTCCAGCTGACTAACATTCTTCGCGACGTCGGCACCGATGCCGCCGAACGCCGTATTTATCTCCCGCTCGAGGACCTACGGAAGTGGAACTATCCTGAAAAGTCCATGCTCAATCGGCACTATTCTCCGGAGTTCTGTGCGTTGATGGAATACGAGGCCTCTCGCGCCCATCATTATTACAAGCGAGCCGACGCGGCTCTGAAGGGATTATCGCCACTCGAGCGCCGTGCATTGACGGTGGCAGAAATCATGCGCGGTATTTACAGCCGAATCTTGGATCACATCGAACGATCGAACTATCAGGTGTTCGGACAACGAATCAGTCTGACTACGACACAGCGGTTGTTCATCGCGTTACGCATTTGGATCCGGTCCCGATTCTCGTGACTGTTCCAGCCTCACAAACCGTCCTTATCCTCGGCGCCGGGTTGGTCGGTCTCACAACCGCCTATCATCTACATCGACAGGGCTACCGCATCACGCTGCTCGATCACGCTGATTGGCTCGACGGATTCCGACTCAATGCAGCCGATCTCGCACCGATTCTCTTAGGATGTCATCACGAGAGCCTCCGGCTCCTTCAGGCGCTGGATCAGGAACAGCCTTCACAACGAGATCAAGCGATCCCACTCGAGTTTCAACTACCCGATGGGCGCAACGTGTCATATCAGTCTGCCCGCCTTCCCGGCGCCTTTCAATGGATGATGAGTCTCTTTAGCTTCCAAGGCCTGGCATGGCAGGATCGCTGGAAGCTGTTCTCTCATGTCGAGCAGATTTGGGAGCAAGCGCAGACCCTTCCGACTGATCTAGAGACTCGCACTGCGCACGAATGGCTGACTGCGACAGGCCAAAGCGTCCAAGCCCAAGAACGGATTTGGGGGCCGCTCGCTCATTGGCTGACGGGAAACGATCTCGCGCGCCTCTCCGCCGCGACCTTTGTGCAATTGCTCTCAACCATATTTCTCAGCGACGCGTCGGATGCCAGGCTCACCTCTGTGCGTGGTTCCGTCGAACAAAGGCTCATGGCACCGATCAAACTGGCGTTGAGTCACGACCCAATCGAGTTCCACACCCTGACAACTCCTCCATACCTCCGCTTTGGAGACAGCGGCGTGCATGACATTCGGCTCCAAGACGGCACGACAATACAAGCACAATGGTACATCCTCGCGCTGCCGCACCAGCAGTTGCTTCCACTCCTGCCGGAGCGGTTGTTAACGCGCTATGCCTACTTCGCTCAGATGACGGAACTGAGCGATCTCAGCGAGGTCGTCGTCCAATTGACATGCCAAAAGGCTGCTCAAACCCCTCGCCTTGTCTTGCTACCAGGGCGTCCGTTCCACCAATTGGCCATCACTCCGTTAGGGAATGGCGAAATCGGCTGTCGTCTCTCTGCGCAAGCCGACTCGCTTGCAGACTTAAGTAATGATCAGGTGGTAGACGCTGCAATCGCCGGGCTGAGCCGGATATTTCCAAACATGATTCCAAAGGACATACTCACTCACGAAACCATTCAAGAACATCATGCCGCGCTCTCGCTCGCGCCGGGCACTGCACGGCTCCGGCCGCTCCCGCAAAGCCCTATCCAGAACATGCTCGTCGCTGGAGCCTGGACTGATACCGGCTGGCCTGCTAACCTCGAAAGTGCGCTCGTCAGTGCCCGCCGCTGCGCGGAGATCATCACGGGACACTCAGCTTGACCGCAGTTGTACCGCATGGTACTCACACCTACATGTTGTCGTGGTCCACACGCATGATCATAGGTCTTCTGTTGCTTGGCGTTGGCTGTGCCCAGAGTCCTTATGAGCGTGGGGGTTACCCCAGTGGTCTCAGCCGGTATGATGTGGAGCGCGACTATATGGAATGTGAGTACAAGGCGAGATTAGCCAACGAGCATCACTTCTATAGCCAGACCTCACCCTTCCCCTTCAGCCCTAGCCCTCAGAGTCCCGCCGACCATGCCCGAGCCCTGCATGGCCTATCAACCATCAATGCCATGAGGGATACCTGCCTTTTGGCTAAAGGATATCGGCTTAATTAGCTGAGTGGAGATAGCACAGATCCTCAAACCGTTCACCGCCTCGATACTTCGCAATCACCAGCCATTCCCTTCTGGCATCGGATAAACCGACGTAGGACGTGCCATCGAGAACAAAGGGTTGGAGAGAAAAGGTGGTCGTCAACGCGTGAGACGCCTGGCCTTTGTCCATCCGGAGCGACATCAGCGGATAGGTTCCACCGGTTCGTTCAAACTTGTCACGAGTCGCCAACAAGGGGCTCAAGTCTTGCCAATTCGTTTCTTCAAGGACATTACTATCGGCTGGAAACACATAGAGGCTGTCACTCGGCTCCCCTTTCATGCAGAACGTGGTCTTCACCAACAAATCTGCTCGCCCATCGTTATCCAAATCGATGATCGTCTTATCGAGACTCGAACAGCGCCTCACTGTTGGGCCTTCGCCTTTCAACTCAACCGGCACCCACTCTATCGTCCTTGAAAGGCCACTCTCGATAACGAACTGATCACCCATCAAGCGGGCTACGGTTTCGCAGAACTGTTTCTCTGCGAAGGCCGTCACTTCGACTGAAGCCGCAGCCGTCATCGCGGGCACGATCGTCAGCAGCATACTTGCCATGCTCGTAAGTTTCATCACCGTTTCTCCCGTCCGTTGACCTCATTATCGTGATTGACATCCTGACTCGCCAATTTCTAAGATACCACCACCACATTTTTCACTTTCATGACACATGACACTCACGACTCTCCAAGAGCTTGCCGACTCGCTTCATGATTGCCAGCGTTGCAAACTGGCGAAGCTGGGGCGCAGCCAGGTCGTCTTCGGCGTCGGCAATCCTCACGCAAGTATCATGTTTGTCGGGGAAGCGCCAGGTTTCAATGAGGATCAGAAGGGCGAGCCGTTCGTTGGGGCAGCCGGTAAACTCTTGAACGACTTACTCGTTTCCGCAGGTCTCTCGCGCGATCACATCTACATTGCGAATGTCATTAAGTGTCGGCCACCGAATAACCGCGACCCGGAGCAGGATGAAGTCGAGACCTGCAAACCATTCCTGCTGCAGCAGATTCAATTGATCAAACCAAAACTCGTCTGTACGTTAGGAAACTGGGCCACTCAGACTCTATTAGAACGCAAAGTCGGCATCACCAAAGTCAAAGCACAAGCATTCTATTTGAAAGATTTTGTCCTCTTTCCGCTCCTACACCCGGCCGCAGCGCTACACCAAGGCAACCTGCTCCCCACGCTGAAAGAGGATTTTAAGAAGCTGAAGGAATTTCTCGACAGCCATTCCACACCGGCGGAACTAACCAGTGCCGCCCCGACCCCAGCCGCACCAGTCTTGAAGATCGAATCGCCCCAGCCGGCACAGATGGATTTGTTCGGTTAGTACGCTGGTGAAAAAGGTCGCCAGCTTTGTTCTCGCGCCGCTCTAAAGCTCAACGTACGGAAGGCGATGGCAAGATGCTTCGCTTCGATCTCTCCTATTAATGATGAGATGCAGCGACGTTCTACCCTTCCCTGATGAGATGCAAAGCTCAAAGCGAGGATCAACGAAGGAGTACAGACCTTCGACGTTCCACTGAGATAGGAAATGGTGGAGAGAGACTATGCTTCCGCTTTAGTGGTCACTGAGGAATCTGAATCAGCTGATTTATTAGCCTCTTCTTCGGCTGGCTTCTCCTCCTCCGGCACATCGAACCACTGGACCAACATCTCTTCCCACCAGGCTTCGGTCACATCCTCGCCCGGATCCGTGCCGAGGAATGCGACATCCTCTTGCTTAAGAGACGCCCCGACGAGCTGCGGCTGGAACTTTGCTCGATTAATGACTTCCTTCGTCGCATAGCCACCGATGATCCAGGAGTCAGGGTCGGCCCGACGAGACTTGTAGGCCTTCAACCCCAACTTGAGATACATAAAGATCTGCTGCTGAATCTGATCGAGAACGCCGGACTGCGGGAGGCTGAGCGTTTTTTCGATCTTGCTTCGCCAATGCCGATCATCGTAGCGTGACGTGACCAACTGAAGCATTTTCTTTCCAAGTTCGGCATCAAGCGGCATAGTGAACCGTTCCTCTACCCTATTCCCATACGCGAGTTGCGAGACTGATCAAAAAGGCTTTCCAGCAAGGCCGCAAGGAGGTCGACGACTGGGGTGTACCTCCGGAATACGTCGCAGGAAGACGAACGACTGAGAACGACGCTGGAAGTCATTTTCATCAGCCGAGATGTTGCTGAAAGAAGGCCTTCGTCCTCGCCCATGCATCCTTCGCTGCTTCCGGCCGATATACAGATGGGTCCGTATCTCGGAAGAACGCATGAGGCGCACCGGGATAGGTTTTAATCTCGCCGGCCTTCCCGTACTTCTTCAATGCCGCCGCCAATCGCTGCACATCGGCCTTGGTGATCCACCCGTCATCCTCACCATAAATATAGAGAATCGGACAGGCCAGCTTCTGAATAGGATTATCTGGGTTGGGCACTTGGCCATAAAACGGCACCGCCGCTTTGATTTCAGAATTGATGCAGGGCAGCATGAGTGCATAGGAACCGCCCATACAGAACCCCGTGATGCCGATCTTTGTCGCGTCGACTTCTGGAACCGATTTCAAATAGTTCACCGTCGCATTGAGATCGGTTAGACCATCCTCCTGTTTCAAGCTGTTCATCAGTTTGCCGGCTTCTCCGGCATCGGTCGTCAGCGCATGTCCCAAGCGAGAATACAAATCCGGAGCAATGGCTACGTAGCCTTCGGCCGCATACCGCCGCGCAATATCCTTCATGTGGTCCGTGAGTCCCCACCATTCCTGGACGATGATAATGGTCGGCCGTTTTTCCGTGGTCTGTGGAGCCGCCACGAACGCCTTCATTCCCACTTTTCCACTCTGGTACTGAACGGTCGTCTCTCGAATAGATTCAGCCATGCCGCACCTCCGCACGCAGGGTACTAGGGCTATGTATCGAGTACTGGGTGATACGGTGTGAATTCGAAACTGAAGACTTTGTTCGGTCTGTCATCTCCAACACTCAGGACTCGCGTTTCGGCACTGATCTAGTTTCCCGCCACCATCATCTCTGAAATTTTCAGCGTCGGGCTGGCAATGCGTCCCCGGAACACAAGATCGCTTCCGACAACTTCGATATCCTTGAACATCTGTTTCAGATTTCCCGCGATGGTGATTTCTTCAACTGGATAGGCCAATTCCCCATTTTCAATCCAGAACCCGCTGGCTCCTCGAGAATAATCGCCGGTGACCATGTTAATCCCGAACCCGATCAACTCGGTGACATAGAGCCCATCCTTCACCGACGCGACGATCTCCTGCGAGCTCTTCGTTCCGGGAACAAGGTAGAAGTTCGTCGGGCCGACTGAAGGACTTTCGCCCACACTCCGTGACGCATTCCCTGTCGAGGGCAACCCCAGCTTCCTTCCGGAATAGGTGTCAAGCAGGTAACTCTTCAACACTCCACGCTCCACGATCGTGTTCTTACGAGTGGCCAACCCTTCACCATCGAACGGGCGAGACCCAAGACCGCCGACCATCCGGCCGTCGTCATGCACTGTGATCAGATCCGAGGCAATCGTCTGACCCAATTTGTCGAGAAGAAAGGAAGCCCGCTTATAGAGGCCATACCCCGACACCGCACTGCACAAGTTGGCGAGCAGGCTGCCGGCCGCCTCCTGATCGAACACCACCGGAACTCGTTTAGTCGCCACCTTGCGCGCACCTAAACGGCGAACAGCCCGTCTCGCAGCCTCTTCTCCGATCGATTCCGCGGGGGCGAGTCGTGCAAATTTGCGTTGAACCTCGTACCAGGCATCCCGCTGCATGGCACCCGTCTCGGCCTCGGTCGCAATCGGAGAAACGGAGAGTGAAAAACTCGAACTCTTGTAGGAACCGACGAATCCATGACTGTTCGCCAGCACGACTCGTCCGGAAGACGAATCGAACTCTGCACCTTCCGAGTTTGTCACACGTGGATCGGCCGCAAATGCCGCCGCTTCGCCCCGCTTTGCCCAGTCGATCTGAGTCTCCGTATCGAGGACGGTCCCATCATAGAGATCGAGACCAGGCTGCTCCGAGGCCATCTGAGCTGCATCGGGTAATCCTGAAACATCATCCTCGACAACCGCTCCTGCCAAGGTGCAGGTGTCGGCCACCAGCCGCTCGAGGGATTCTTGTGAAAAGTCAGATGTGGACGTCGTC is a genomic window of Candidatus Nitrospira kreftii containing:
- a CDS encoding hypothetical protein (conserved protein of unknown function); translation: MLAWSRPDPLTRDLIHLINARRHDHGDTDDAIDTLQAFLEQGREHDLLTVLAALDEEMAEWLFDLVAEASCTLLLDGANDEKPTYATIAALELPLQANLTSPLKLKIDPIATADLLHRNLQLPAGTVVRVESRLLTDATLEMLNLQMFHDHLVTVADSRRAQSVAARLLPPVENTAFLLFELLGAPDPGLPDSWEDHQRREILDGLVKQCPELACAPDTIEAPVYAAYAMFDAQNAVRLHHLADETAAVWRELDPLVRSRTIVHLHTQCGNGVYMPVWTDLFDPELPEEHGPVWTSPDVWVFTADLPIEWPGEMLTNRLLAEGCTRFENHIVETPDN
- a CDS encoding hypothetical protein (conserved protein of unknown function), translating into MKSYREELWFETKTRRAYLNITPQIEALVKKSGVREGLVLVNAMHITASVYINDDEPGLLQDYDEFLERLAPHGARYRHNNTGEDNGDAHLKRQVMGREVVVAITEGVLDFGPWEQIFYGEFDGCRRKRVLVKIIGD
- a CDS encoding hypothetical protein (conserved protein of unknown function), which translates into the protein MFAFAGNPSLGGSPLTWNLFFARQPEPDLEFTEEELEQTTTVRSPSPKKPPKQSNDRPILWVLLLVLIGGGAYVAMEPEMVMEYIEPLLGESPEPPTPIVQRPMPPKPVAPPPQPMEAAPTPPPAVAPVEVPQAATPAPVPIPPSTPSMPNTSATVETIPTPVPASDTPVTNSPPPLFGEGQRVSVLPNPAAPGQKVVLTQDAEGSRPGLAIPPGTVLTVLDGDLQGTGWVYSVRSDYGTTGWLPEHQLKMKP
- a CDS encoding hypothetical protein (conserved protein of unknown function); translated protein: MQAVIFDFDGVIADTEPLHFEGLRRTLGEIQINLTEDDYYANYLGFDDRGCILEALRVNQIPVSPSLLEDLMTKKATAYLASIKDHLVIFPGVREFIEEAASICPIAIASGALRAEIELVLECIGLRKSFRHITSAEDVTHGKPNPEPFLHALAGLNRYHSAASLSPTSCLVIEDSRPGIRAAKSAGMKVLAVANTHTVQDLHEADAISQSLRETRLTDVRARLWPT
- a CDS encoding hypothetical protein (conserved protein of unknown function), with amino-acid sequence MRICSLVPGATEVVASLGLTDHLVGISHECDFPPSIRQVPVLIEPRVEAHLTASLDIDQRVKELVSSGSPLYQLNEQAFHLARPDVILTQDLCHVCAVTPDQLARAIQSVPLPPDILTLSPTTLEDMIHDIERIAGAVDRLERGHALAAELRRRLSHINQKNMGIHSRPRVVCLEWLDPLFVAGHWVPEMIDLAGGHDVLGSRHAPSYETTWREVETAHPDMLIVMPCGYSIDRTLNELKQSGPVQETWRQACEQWPNLYVVDAASYFSRPGPRLVDGVELLESILHPHPHLPIDPIKAIKLETSVLTGGCAS
- a CDS encoding Squalene synthase HpnD, with amino-acid sequence MKTAEAQAYCTAYTKNSGSNFYYSFLFLPKAKREAMYTVYAFCKAVDSVVDEPAAGSDPKEELKRWLSELDAVYSGTPTTPIMVSLAHHVKTMGIPKAYFEELIKGVEMDLFNNRYVTFDELSLYCYRVASVVGLICLHIFGVTSARAQDYAVALGMAFQLTNILRDVGTDAAERRIYLPLEDLRKWNYPEKSMLNRHYSPEFCALMEYEASRAHHYYKRADAALKGLSPLERRALTVAEIMRGIYSRILDHIERSNYQVFGQRISLTTTQRLFIALRIWIRSRFS
- a CDS encoding putative Pytoene desaturase; this encodes MTVPASQTVLILGAGLVGLTTAYHLHRQGYRITLLDHADWLDGFRLNAADLAPILLGCHHESLRLLQALDQEQPSQRDQAIPLEFQLPDGRNVSYQSARLPGAFQWMMSLFSFQGLAWQDRWKLFSHVEQIWEQAQTLPTDLETRTAHEWLTATGQSVQAQERIWGPLAHWLTGNDLARLSAATFVQLLSTIFLSDASDARLTSVRGSVEQRLMAPIKLALSHDPIEFHTLTTPPYLRFGDSGVHDIRLQDGTTIQAQWYILALPHQQLLPLLPERLLTRYAYFAQMTELSDLSEVVVQLTCQKAAQTPRLVLLPGRPFHQLAITPLGNGEIGCRLSAQADSLADLSNDQVVDAAIAGLSRIFPNMIPKDILTHETIQEHHAALSLAPGTARLRPLPQSPIQNMLVAGAWTDTGWPANLESALVSARRCAEIITGHSA
- a CDS encoding hypothetical protein (conserved protein of unknown function), which translates into the protein MIIGLLLLGVGCAQSPYERGGYPSGLSRYDVERDYMECEYKARLANEHHFYSQTSPFPFSPSPQSPADHARALHGLSTINAMRDTCLLAKGYRLN
- a CDS encoding hypothetical protein (conserved exported protein of unknown function), translating into MKLTSMASMLLTIVPAMTAAASVEVTAFAEKQFCETVARLMGDQFVIESGLSRTIEWVPVELKGEGPTVRRCSSLDKTIIDLDNDGRADLLVKTTFCMKGEPSDSLYVFPADSNVLEETNWQDLSPLLATRDKFERTGGTYPLMSLRMDKGQASHALTTTFSLQPFVLDGTSYVGLSDARREWLVIAKYRGGERFEDLCYLHSAN
- a CDS encoding Type-4 uracil-DNA glycosylase encodes the protein MTLTTLQELADSLHDCQRCKLAKLGRSQVVFGVGNPHASIMFVGEAPGFNEDQKGEPFVGAAGKLLNDLLVSAGLSRDHIYIANVIKCRPPNNRDPEQDEVETCKPFLLQQIQLIKPKLVCTLGNWATQTLLERKVGITKVKAQAFYLKDFVLFPLLHPAAALHQGNLLPTLKEDFKKLKEFLDSHSTPAELTSAAPTPAAPVLKIESPQPAQMDLFG
- a CDS encoding hypothetical protein (conserved protein of unknown function), which codes for MPLDAELGKKMLQLVTSRYDDRHWRSKIEKTLSLPQSGVLDQIQQQIFMYLKLGLKAYKSRRADPDSWIIGGYATKEVINRAKFQPQLVGASLKQEDVAFLGTDPGEDVTEAWWEEMLVQWFDVPEEEKPAEEEANKSADSDSSVTTKAEA
- a CDS encoding Carboxymethylenebutenolidase, with protein sequence MAESIRETTVQYQSGKVGMKAFVAAPQTTEKRPTIIIVQEWWGLTDHMKDIARRYAAEGYVAIAPDLYSRLGHALTTDAGEAGKLMNSLKQEDGLTDLNATVNYLKSVPEVDATKIGITGFCMGGSYALMLPCINSEIKAAVPFYGQVPNPDNPIQKLACPILYIYGEDDGWITKADVQRLAAALKKYGKAGEIKTYPGAPHAFFRDTDPSVYRPEAAKDAWARTKAFFQQHLG
- a CDS encoding Peptidase U62, with the protein product MLQEQPRTELSITANGYAQLAADVLARAKSCGATEADIVVADGETFSVQVRVGAVDRLTKAREKRLGLRVFIGKRSATTSTSDFSQESLERLVADTCTLAGAVVEDDVSGLPDAAQMASEQPGLDLYDGTVLDTETQIDWAKRGEAAAFAADPRVTNSEGAEFDSSSGRVVLANSHGFVGSYKSSSFSLSVSPIATEAETGAMQRDAWYEVQRKFARLAPAESIGEEAARRAVRRLGARKVATKRVPVVFDQEAAGSLLANLCSAVSGYGLYKRASFLLDKLGQTIASDLITVHDDGRMVGGLGSRPFDGEGLATRKNTIVERGVLKSYLLDTYSGRKLGLPSTGNASRSVGESPSVGPTNFYLVPGTKSSQEIVASVKDGLYVTELIGFGINMVTGDYSRGASGFWIENGELAYPVEEITIAGNLKQMFKDIEVVGSDLVFRGRIASPTLKISEMMVAGN